In one Sphingomonas sp. AP4-R1 genomic region, the following are encoded:
- a CDS encoding NADH-quinone oxidoreductase subunit B family protein has translation MGVTLPAALDPHFPEGKAPDQAFFTDLSAEVMDKGFLVTSTEELFQWARTGSLWWMTFGLACCAVEMIHVNMPRYDMERFGAAPRASPRQSDVMIVAGTLCNKMAPALRRVYDQMSNPKYVISMGSCANGGGYYHYSYSVVRGCDRIVPIDIYVPGCPPTAEALLYGLMQLQRKIRRVGTIER, from the coding sequence ATGGGAGTGACGCTGCCAGCGGCGCTCGACCCGCACTTTCCCGAAGGCAAGGCGCCGGATCAGGCCTTCTTCACCGACCTCAGCGCCGAGGTGATGGACAAGGGCTTCCTCGTCACTTCGACCGAGGAGTTGTTCCAGTGGGCGCGCACCGGCTCGCTGTGGTGGATGACCTTCGGCCTCGCCTGCTGCGCGGTGGAGATGATCCACGTCAACATGCCGCGTTATGACATGGAGCGCTTCGGCGCCGCGCCGCGCGCGTCGCCGCGCCAGTCGGACGTGATGATCGTGGCCGGCACGCTCTGCAACAAGATGGCTCCGGCGCTGCGCCGCGTCTATGATCAGATGTCGAACCCGAAGTATGTGATCTCGATGGGATCCTGCGCCAACGGCGGCGGCTATTATCACTATAGCTATTCCGTGGTGCGCGGCTGCGACCGGATCGTGCCGATCGACATCTATGTGCCGGGTTGCCCGCCGACCGCCGAGGCTCTGCTCTACGGCCTGATGCAGCTGCAGCGGAAGATCCGCCGCGTGGGGACGATCGAACGGTGA
- a CDS encoding NADH-quinone oxidoreductase subunit C, with product MSFPRYASNEGVIEAAQAALGDMLLSASEHVGEIRLDIARDKVAEALRVLRDDLAYQQLMEIAGVDYPERAERFEVVYMLLSVTKNHRLRVHVSTDEMMPVPSVTGVYRVAGWLEREVYDMYGVLFDGNPDLRRILTDYGFRGHPQRKDFPLSGFVELRYSEEEKRVVYQPVKLAQDFRTFDFTSPWEGADYVLPGDEKAHAPQAPGAPTPLKADEVKK from the coding sequence GTGAGCTTTCCGCGCTACGCATCCAACGAAGGCGTGATCGAGGCGGCGCAGGCCGCTCTCGGCGACATGCTGCTTTCCGCATCCGAGCATGTGGGCGAGATCCGGCTGGACATCGCGCGCGACAAGGTGGCCGAGGCGCTGCGCGTGCTGCGCGACGATCTGGCCTATCAGCAGCTGATGGAGATTGCCGGCGTCGACTATCCGGAGCGCGCCGAGCGCTTCGAGGTGGTCTACATGCTGCTCTCGGTGACGAAGAACCACCGGCTGCGCGTGCATGTCTCCACCGACGAGATGATGCCGGTGCCGTCCGTGACGGGCGTGTACCGTGTCGCGGGCTGGCTGGAGCGCGAAGTGTACGACATGTACGGCGTGCTGTTCGACGGCAATCCGGACCTGCGCCGCATCCTGACCGACTATGGCTTTCGCGGCCATCCGCAGCGCAAGGACTTCCCGCTCTCCGGCTTCGTCGAGCTGCGTTACTCCGAGGAAGAGAAGCGCGTCGTCTACCAGCCGGTGAAGCTGGCGCAGGATTTCCGCACCTTCGATTTCACGAGCCCGTGGGAAGGCGCCGATTATGTGCTGCCCGGCGACGAGAAGGCCCACGCGCCGCAGGCGCCCGGCGCCCCGACGCCGCTGAAGGCCGATGAGGTGAAGAAATGA
- a CDS encoding NADH-quinone oxidoreductase subunit D — protein sequence MSDPATIVADPHAGEILAAEGFAVPAHADTGEVSIANYTINFGPQHPAAHGVLRLVMELDGEIVERCDPHIGLLHRGTEKLIEYKTYLQALPYFDRLDYCSPLNMEHSYVLAVEKLLGIEVPLRAQYLRVLFAEVSRICNHMLNLGSHIMDVGAMTPNLWLFEIREDCLNFFERASGARMHSAYFRPGGVHQDVPLKLLTDIGDWVDNRFGIFEDAISLVADNRIWKQRNVDIGIVSKEDALAWGFSGPMIRGAGIPWDIRKSQPYDVYDRMDFEVPVGTNGDCYDRFMVRVEEVRQSMRIIKQCLNEMPEGPIASLDRKVVPPKRGEMKQSMEALIHHFKLYTEGFHVPAGDVYVATESPKGEFGVYLVSDGTNKPYRCKIRPTAFSHLQAMDFMMKGHMLADTTAILSAIDIVFGECDR from the coding sequence ATGAGCGATCCCGCAACGATCGTGGCCGATCCGCACGCCGGCGAGATCCTCGCGGCCGAAGGATTCGCCGTGCCGGCGCATGCCGATACGGGTGAGGTTTCGATCGCCAATTACACGATCAATTTCGGCCCGCAGCATCCGGCCGCGCACGGCGTGCTCCGCCTCGTGATGGAGCTGGACGGCGAGATCGTCGAGCGCTGCGATCCGCATATCGGCCTGCTGCACCGCGGCACCGAGAAGCTGATCGAGTACAAGACCTATCTGCAGGCGCTGCCGTATTTCGACCGGCTGGATTACTGCTCGCCGCTGAACATGGAGCACAGCTATGTGCTCGCGGTGGAGAAGCTGCTGGGCATCGAGGTGCCGCTGCGCGCGCAATATCTGCGCGTGCTGTTCGCCGAGGTCAGCCGCATCTGCAATCACATGCTGAACCTCGGCAGCCACATCATGGACGTCGGCGCGATGACGCCGAACCTGTGGCTGTTCGAAATCCGCGAGGATTGCCTCAATTTCTTCGAGCGGGCCTCCGGCGCGCGCATGCACTCGGCCTATTTCCGGCCGGGCGGCGTGCATCAGGACGTGCCGCTGAAGCTGCTGACCGACATCGGCGACTGGGTGGATAACCGCTTCGGCATCTTCGAGGATGCGATCAGCCTGGTGGCGGACAACCGCATCTGGAAGCAGCGCAACGTCGACATCGGCATCGTCTCCAAGGAAGACGCGCTGGCATGGGGCTTCTCCGGCCCGATGATCCGGGGCGCGGGCATTCCGTGGGACATCCGCAAGAGCCAGCCCTACGACGTCTATGATCGCATGGACTTCGAGGTGCCGGTCGGCACCAACGGCGACTGCTATGATCGCTTCATGGTGCGCGTGGAGGAGGTCCGCCAGTCGATGCGGATCATCAAGCAGTGCCTGAACGAGATGCCGGAAGGCCCGATCGCCAGTCTCGACCGCAAGGTCGTGCCGCCCAAGCGCGGCGAGATGAAGCAGTCGATGGAAGCGCTGATCCATCACTTCAAGCTCTACACGGAAGGTTTCCACGTTCCGGCGGGCGACGTGTATGTCGCGACCGAGAGCCCGAAGGGCGAGTTCGGCGTCTATCTGGTGAGCGACGGGACCAACAAGCCCTATCGCTGCAAGATCCGCCCGACCGCGTTCAGCCATCTGCAGGCGATGGACTTCATGATGAAGGGCCACATGCTGGCGGACACGACCGCGATCCTCTCCGCGATCGACATCGTGTTCGGCGAGTGCGACCGGTGA
- a CDS encoding nuclear transport factor 2 family protein: MSKTRFDLLDQMIERYNAGDAEGYSAFFAKDGVEAMYRGADLRVGRDGVRDGNAKTFADFPQNRAIVLERQAFGEFVTLHERVWRTPEGDPFEVMSIYSFDGDDKISRVEFVR, translated from the coding sequence GTGAGCAAGACCCGCTTCGACCTGCTCGACCAGATGATCGAGCGCTACAATGCGGGCGACGCCGAGGGCTATTCGGCCTTCTTCGCCAAGGACGGCGTGGAGGCGATGTATCGCGGCGCGGACCTGCGCGTGGGCCGGGACGGCGTGCGCGACGGCAACGCCAAGACCTTCGCCGATTTCCCGCAGAACCGGGCGATCGTGCTGGAGCGGCAGGCGTTCGGCGAGTTCGTGACGCTGCACGAGCGCGTGTGGCGGACGCCCGAGGGCGATCCGTTCGAGGTGATGTCCATCTATTCCTTCGATGGCGACGACAAGATTTCGCGCGTGGAGTTCGTGCGCTGA
- a CDS encoding NAD(P)H-dependent oxidoreductase subunit E: MADAVQIPDEAETRARWGNFAWTEANAAKAKEVFGRYPKGREHSAIMPLLDLAQRQVGAETQTQGWLPVPVIEYVAAQCGMPYIRALEVVSFYTMYNMAPVGRYHVQVCGTTPCMLRGSDDVLDACYKKGLKKGATTPDGLFTLTEVECLGACVNAPMVQINDDNYEDLTFESTTAILEALARGETPKPGPQVSDRFLSSPKGGPTVLKEFTS, from the coding sequence ATGGCTGACGCAGTTCAAATCCCCGACGAGGCAGAAACCCGCGCGCGCTGGGGCAATTTCGCGTGGACCGAGGCCAATGCGGCCAAGGCCAAGGAAGTGTTCGGCCGCTACCCCAAGGGTCGCGAGCATTCGGCGATCATGCCGCTGCTCGATCTGGCGCAGCGCCAGGTGGGCGCCGAGACGCAGACGCAGGGCTGGCTGCCCGTGCCGGTGATCGAATATGTCGCGGCCCAGTGCGGCATGCCGTATATTCGCGCCCTGGAAGTCGTCAGCTTCTACACGATGTACAATATGGCGCCGGTCGGTCGCTATCATGTGCAGGTGTGCGGGACGACGCCGTGCATGCTGCGCGGCTCGGACGACGTGCTGGACGCCTGCTACAAGAAGGGCCTGAAGAAGGGCGCGACGACGCCCGACGGCCTGTTCACGCTGACCGAGGTGGAATGCCTGGGCGCGTGCGTGAATGCGCCGATGGTGCAGATCAACGACGACAATTACGAAGACCTGACCTTCGAGAGCACGACCGCGATCCTCGAGGCGCTGGCGCGCGGCGAGACGCCGAAGCCCGGCCCGCAGGTTTCGGACCGGTTCCTGTCCTCGCCGAAGGGCGGGCCGACCGTGCTGAAGGAGTTCACCTCCTGA
- the nuoF gene encoding NADH-quinone oxidoreductase subunit NuoF, whose amino-acid sequence MIASIDDKDRIFTNIYGFQDWGVEGAIKRGDWDNTKDLMVRGQDQIIEDIKASGLRGRGGAGFPTGMKWSFMPKEHKPGKPSFLLINADESEPGSCKDREILRHDPHKLLEGALIAGFAMRARAAYIYIRGEFIREAENLFAAVEQAYAKGFLGKNAAGSGYDFDVFVHRGAGAYICGEETAQIESIEGKKGQPRLKPPFPAGVGLFGCPTTVNNVESIAVVPTILRRGPSWFAGIGREKNQGTKLFQISGHVNNPCVVEEAMGISFRELIEKHCGGIRGGWDNLLAVIPGGSSVPLVPAAQIMDAPMDFDGLRELGSGLGTAAVIVMDKSTDIVRAISRISYFYKHESCGQCTPCREGTGWMWRVMERLRTGEADLREIDMLQEVTKQVEGHTICALGDAAAWPIQGLIRHFRPEIEKRIADYRATDTLAVAAE is encoded by the coding sequence ATGATCGCCTCGATCGACGACAAGGACCGGATCTTCACCAACATCTACGGCTTCCAGGATTGGGGCGTAGAGGGTGCGATCAAGCGGGGTGACTGGGACAATACCAAGGACCTGATGGTTCGCGGGCAGGACCAGATCATCGAGGACATCAAGGCGAGCGGCCTGCGCGGCCGTGGTGGCGCGGGCTTCCCGACCGGCATGAAGTGGAGCTTCATGCCCAAGGAACACAAGCCCGGTAAGCCGAGCTTCCTGCTGATCAACGCCGACGAATCCGAGCCGGGCTCGTGCAAGGATCGCGAGATCCTGCGCCACGATCCGCACAAGCTGCTGGAAGGCGCGCTGATCGCGGGCTTCGCGATGCGCGCGCGCGCCGCCTACATCTACATTCGCGGCGAGTTCATCCGCGAGGCGGAGAATCTCTTCGCCGCCGTGGAGCAGGCCTATGCCAAGGGCTTCCTGGGCAAGAACGCGGCCGGCTCCGGCTACGATTTCGACGTGTTCGTCCACCGCGGCGCCGGCGCCTACATCTGCGGCGAGGAAACCGCGCAGATCGAGAGCATCGAGGGCAAGAAGGGCCAGCCGCGCCTGAAGCCGCCCTTCCCGGCGGGCGTGGGCCTGTTCGGCTGCCCGACGACCGTGAACAACGTGGAATCGATCGCGGTGGTCCCCACGATCCTGCGGCGCGGGCCGAGCTGGTTCGCCGGCATCGGCCGCGAGAAGAACCAGGGCACCAAGCTCTTCCAGATCAGCGGCCACGTGAACAATCCGTGCGTCGTGGAAGAGGCGATGGGCATCAGCTTCCGCGAACTGATCGAGAAGCATTGCGGCGGCATTCGCGGCGGCTGGGACAATCTCCTCGCCGTGATCCCCGGTGGCTCTTCGGTGCCGCTCGTCCCGGCGGCGCAGATCATGGACGCGCCGATGGATTTCGACGGCCTGCGCGAACTGGGCTCGGGCCTCGGCACGGCGGCGGTGATCGTGATGGACAAGTCCACCGACATCGTCCGCGCGATCAGCCGGATCAGCTATTTCTACAAGCATGAGAGCTGCGGCCAGTGCACGCCGTGCCGCGAGGGCACCGGCTGGATGTGGCGCGTGATGGAGCGTCTGCGCACCGGCGAGGCCGATCTGCGCGAGATCGACATGCTGCAGGAAGTGACCAAGCAGGTGGAAGGCCACACGATCTGCGCGCTGGGCGATGCCGCCGCGTGGCCGATCCAGGGCCTGATCCGCCATTTCCGCCCCGAGATCGAAAAGCGGATCGCCGACTATCGCGCGACCGACACGCTCGCCGTGGCGGCGGAGTAA
- the nuoG gene encoding NADH-quinone oxidoreductase subunit NuoG, giving the protein MPKLTVDGIEVEVPAGATVLQACEAAGKEVPRFCYHERLSIAGNCRMCLVEVKPGPPKPQASCALPAADNQEIRTDTAMVKKAREGVMEFLLINHPLDCPICDQGGECDLQDQSIAYGRGHSRYHENKRAVTEKYMGPIVKTVMTRCIQCTRCVRFAEEVAGVEEVGALYRGENMQITSYLEKAFTSELSGNIVDLCPVGALTSKPYAFEARPWELKKSFAIDVMDGVGTNIRLDSRGRQVLRALPRVNEDVNEEWASDKTRHAVDGLVRKRLDKPFVKKDGKLVPATWGEAFASIKAVGAGSSVAAIAGDIVDCETMYAAKTLLGAMGSTLLEGRQTGLAYDVSSLAAVNFNTTIAGIETADAILLVGSNVRWEAPLVNTRIRKAIKRGAKVFAIGEEIDLTYPVTWLGNDLNLVGNLPAEVTDLFAKAARPAVIVGGGALNKGQGASLGLIETLGLVKDGWNGYNVLHMAASRMGGLMLGYAQDGGIAAVAAKSPKLVFLLGADEVADDRFAGAFKVYVGHHGDKGAAQADVILPAAAYTEKSGTYVNIEGRVQRGDRAVFPPGDAREDWAIFRALSDVLGTTLPFDTLEALRAKMIADVPALGNVGELAPYAWTVPSLDASTATGPIGYPIKDFYLTNAIARASDTMLRCSAELIHGVSYAEAAE; this is encoded by the coding sequence ATGCCGAAGCTCACAGTCGACGGAATCGAAGTGGAGGTGCCCGCCGGCGCCACCGTGCTGCAGGCCTGCGAGGCCGCGGGCAAGGAAGTGCCGCGCTTCTGCTATCATGAGCGCCTGAGCATCGCCGGCAATTGCCGGATGTGCCTGGTGGAAGTGAAGCCGGGACCGCCCAAGCCGCAGGCTTCGTGCGCGCTGCCCGCCGCCGACAATCAGGAAATCCGCACCGACACCGCGATGGTGAAGAAGGCGCGCGAAGGCGTGATGGAGTTCCTGCTCATCAATCACCCGCTCGACTGCCCGATCTGCGATCAGGGCGGCGAATGCGACCTGCAGGATCAGTCGATCGCGTATGGGCGTGGCCACAGCCGCTACCATGAGAACAAGCGCGCGGTGACCGAGAAGTATATGGGTCCGATCGTGAAGACGGTCATGACCCGCTGCATCCAGTGCACGCGCTGCGTGCGCTTCGCAGAAGAGGTTGCGGGCGTCGAGGAAGTCGGCGCGCTGTATCGCGGCGAGAATATGCAGATCACCTCCTATCTGGAGAAGGCGTTCACGTCCGAGCTTTCGGGCAATATCGTCGATCTCTGCCCGGTGGGTGCGCTGACCTCCAAGCCTTACGCGTTCGAGGCGCGGCCGTGGGAGCTGAAGAAGAGCTTCGCGATCGACGTGATGGACGGCGTGGGCACGAACATCCGCCTCGACAGCCGCGGCCGTCAGGTGCTGCGCGCCCTGCCGCGCGTGAACGAGGACGTGAACGAGGAGTGGGCGTCGGACAAGACGCGCCATGCCGTGGACGGCCTCGTGCGCAAGCGCCTCGACAAGCCCTTCGTGAAGAAGGACGGCAAGCTCGTCCCCGCGACCTGGGGCGAGGCATTCGCGTCGATCAAGGCCGTGGGTGCAGGCTCTTCGGTGGCGGCGATCGCGGGCGACATCGTCGACTGCGAGACGATGTATGCCGCCAAGACGCTGCTCGGCGCGATGGGCTCCACGCTGCTGGAAGGCCGTCAGACCGGCCTCGCCTATGACGTTTCCAGCCTGGCGGCGGTGAACTTCAACACCACGATCGCCGGCATCGAGACGGCGGATGCGATCCTGCTGGTCGGCTCGAACGTCCGCTGGGAAGCGCCGCTGGTCAACACGCGCATCCGCAAGGCGATCAAGCGCGGCGCCAAGGTGTTCGCGATCGGCGAAGAGATCGACCTGACCTATCCGGTGACGTGGCTCGGCAACGACCTGAACCTCGTCGGCAATCTGCCGGCCGAAGTGACGGATCTGTTCGCCAAGGCGGCGCGCCCGGCGGTGATCGTCGGCGGCGGCGCGCTCAACAAGGGGCAGGGCGCGAGCCTGGGCCTGATCGAGACGCTCGGCCTCGTGAAGGACGGCTGGAACGGTTATAACGTGCTGCACATGGCGGCGTCGCGCATGGGCGGGCTGATGCTCGGCTATGCGCAGGACGGCGGCATCGCGGCAGTGGCGGCGAAGAGCCCCAAGCTCGTCTTCCTGCTCGGCGCGGACGAAGTGGCGGACGATCGCTTCGCGGGCGCGTTCAAGGTCTATGTCGGCCATCATGGCGACAAGGGCGCGGCGCAGGCGGACGTGATCCTGCCGGCTGCGGCCTATACCGAGAAGAGCGGCACCTATGTGAACATCGAGGGCCGGGTGCAGCGCGGCGACCGCGCCGTCTTCCCGCCGGGCGATGCGCGCGAGGATTGGGCGATCTTCCGGGCGCTGTCCGACGTACTGGGCACGACCCTGCCGTTCGACACGCTGGAGGCCCTGCGCGCCAAGATGATCGCGGACGTGCCGGCGCTCGGCAATGTCGGTGAACTGGCACCCTATGCCTGGACCGTGCCGAGCCTGGATGCGTCCACCGCGACCGGCCCGATCGGCTATCCGATCAAGGATTTCTACCTGACCAACGCCATCGCGCGCGCCAGCGACACGATGCTGCGCTGCTCGGCCGAACTGATCCACGGCGTTTCCTATGCGGAGGCCGCGGAATGA
- the nuoH gene encoding NADH-quinone oxidoreductase subunit NuoH, whose product MISWFTGILPYEGAYAVATIIDILVIALPLMLAVAMIIYADRKIWAAMALRRGPNVVGPFGLLQSFADGLKVFLQETIIPAAANRGLFLIAPVITFTVALAAWAVIPFGPKAVVANINVGLLYLLAISSMGVYGIILSGWASNSKYPFYSAIRAAAQMVSYEVSIGFVLISVVLWTGSFRMNDIVMAQRGHIFGFINFYGLNPLLFPMAVVFFISSLAETQRAPFDLTEAESEIVAGYQTEYSSMAFALFWLGEYGNVLLMSALNATLFWGGWLPPFDIPFLYWIPGVVWLLAKILFGFFVFSWVKATVPRYRYDQLMRLGWKIFLPMSLIWVFLVSGWLMLTRYGV is encoded by the coding sequence ATGATCTCCTGGTTCACCGGTATCCTGCCCTATGAGGGCGCGTACGCCGTCGCGACGATCATCGACATCCTCGTGATCGCACTGCCGCTGATGCTGGCGGTGGCGATGATCATCTATGCCGATCGCAAGATCTGGGCGGCGATGGCGCTGCGTCGCGGCCCGAACGTGGTCGGCCCGTTCGGTCTGCTCCAGTCCTTCGCGGACGGCCTCAAGGTCTTCCTGCAGGAGACGATCATCCCGGCGGCCGCCAATCGCGGCCTCTTCCTGATCGCCCCGGTCATCACCTTCACGGTGGCGCTGGCGGCGTGGGCGGTGATCCCGTTCGGTCCGAAGGCGGTGGTGGCCAACATCAATGTCGGCCTGCTCTACCTGCTCGCGATCAGCTCGATGGGCGTGTACGGCATCATCCTCTCCGGCTGGGCGTCCAACTCCAAATATCCGTTCTACTCCGCGATCCGCGCCGCCGCGCAGATGGTGAGTTACGAAGTGTCGATCGGCTTCGTGCTGATCTCTGTCGTGCTGTGGACCGGCAGCTTCCGCATGAACGATATCGTCATGGCGCAGCGCGGCCACATCTTCGGCTTCATCAACTTCTACGGGCTGAACCCGCTGCTGTTCCCGATGGCGGTGGTGTTCTTCATCTCGTCGCTGGCGGAGACGCAGCGCGCGCCGTTCGACCTGACCGAGGCGGAGAGCGAGATCGTCGCCGGTTACCAGACCGAATATTCGTCGATGGCGTTCGCGCTGTTCTGGCTGGGCGAATATGGCAACGTGCTGCTGATGAGCGCGCTGAACGCCACGCTCTTCTGGGGTGGCTGGCTGCCGCCGTTCGACATTCCGTTCCTCTACTGGATCCCGGGCGTCGTCTGGCTGCTCGCCAAGATCCTGTTCGGCTTCTTCGTCTTCTCTTGGGTGAAGGCGACGGTGCCCCGTTATCGCTACGACCAGCTGATGCGGCTGGGCTGGAAGATCTTCCTGCCCATGTCCCTGATCTGGGTGTTCCTCGTCTCGGGGTGGCTGATGCTCACCCGCTACGGAGTTTGA
- the nuoI gene encoding NADH-quinone oxidoreductase subunit NuoI yields the protein MSLGYYVKSFTLWEFVKAHWKTLRYFFKPKATINYPFEKNPLSPRFRGEHALRRYPNGEERCIACKLCEAVCPAQAITIEAEPRDDGSRRTTRYDIDMTKCIFCGFCQEACPVDAVVEGPNFEYSTETREELIYDKAKLLANGDRWERAIAQNLAADAPYR from the coding sequence GTGAGCCTCGGCTATTACGTCAAGTCGTTCACGCTCTGGGAGTTCGTGAAGGCGCACTGGAAGACATTGCGCTATTTCTTCAAGCCCAAGGCGACGATCAACTATCCGTTCGAGAAGAACCCGCTGAGCCCGCGCTTCCGCGGCGAGCATGCCCTGCGCCGCTACCCCAACGGGGAAGAGCGCTGCATCGCGTGCAAGCTGTGCGAGGCGGTGTGCCCGGCGCAGGCGATCACGATCGAGGCGGAGCCCCGCGACGACGGCAGCCGCCGCACGACGCGCTACGACATCGACATGACCAAGTGCATCTTCTGCGGCTTCTGCCAGGAAGCCTGCCCGGTGGATGCGGTCGTCGAAGGGCCGAACTTCGAATATTCGACCGAGACGCGCGAAGAGCTGATCTACGACAAGGCCAAGCTTCTCGCGAACGGCGACCGGTGGGAGAGGGCGATCGCCCAGAACCTTGCCGCTGACGCACCCTATCGTTAA
- a CDS encoding NADH-quinone oxidoreductase subunit J — MIQTIAFYLFATIVVLSGILCVTARNPVHSVMWLILAFFNAAGLMLLVGAEFIAMLLVIVYVGAVAVLFLFVVMMLDIDFSEMREGFAKYLPFGIALVAVLAGEIIFATGAWNAGAIALVDAPTPDPDTIPNITALGLLIYTRYLFIFEVAGLVLTVALIGAIVLTHRKRGDVHHQNIGKQNRRRPEDATVNMNPPVGQGVEL, encoded by the coding sequence GTGATCCAGACGATCGCCTTTTACCTCTTCGCCACGATCGTGGTGCTTTCGGGCATATTGTGCGTCACCGCGCGCAATCCCGTGCATTCCGTGATGTGGCTGATCCTGGCCTTCTTCAACGCGGCAGGGCTGATGCTGCTGGTCGGCGCCGAATTCATCGCGATGCTGCTTGTCATCGTCTATGTCGGCGCGGTCGCGGTGCTGTTCCTGTTCGTCGTGATGATGCTCGACATCGACTTTTCGGAGATGCGCGAGGGCTTCGCCAAATATCTGCCGTTCGGCATCGCGCTGGTGGCCGTATTGGCGGGCGAGATCATCTTCGCGACGGGCGCCTGGAATGCGGGCGCCATCGCGCTGGTCGACGCACCGACGCCGGATCCGGACACGATCCCGAACATCACCGCGCTCGGCCTGCTGATCTACACGCGCTACCTCTTCATCTTCGAAGTGGCCGGCCTGGTGCTGACCGTCGCGCTGATCGGCGCGATCGTGCTGACCCACCGCAAGCGTGGCGACGTGCATCACCAGAATATCGGCAAGCAGAATCGTCGCCGTCCGGAGGACGCCACCGTGAACATGAATCCGCCCGTCGGGCAGGGAGTGGAGCTGTGA
- the nuoK gene encoding NADH-quinone oxidoreductase subunit NuoK yields the protein MIGLQHYLTVSAILFVTGVFGIFLNRKNLIIILMAIELILLSVNINLVAFSAFLHDLVGQVFAMFVLTVAAGEAAIGLAILVIYFRGRGTIAVDDVNRMKG from the coding sequence GTGATCGGGCTCCAGCACTATCTCACCGTTTCGGCGATCCTGTTCGTCACGGGCGTGTTCGGGATCTTCCTCAACCGGAAGAACCTGATCATCATCCTGATGGCGATTGAGCTGATCCTGCTGAGCGTGAACATCAATCTCGTCGCTTTTTCCGCCTTCCTCCACGATCTGGTGGGGCAGGTGTTCGCGATGTTCGTGCTGACGGTGGCGGCGGGCGAGGCGGCGATCGGCCTTGCCATTCTCGTCATCTATTTCCGTGGCCGCGGCACGATCGCGGTCGACGACGTCAACCGGATGAAGGGGTGA